Within the Emticicia oligotrophica DSM 17448 genome, the region GTAGGTTCCACGCCCTTGGCTAATAATGGTTCCCTCAAACAAACAAACACTCGGATAAAGCATAATAGATTGTTGAGAATTGAGGTTTGGCGATGGAAAAACTGGTAAATCGTAAGGCATTTCGTGGTTGTAGTTGGCCATTTTAATAACACGAATTTTGCATTGACGCTTATTCGGAATCCAACCTTCACCATTAATCATTTGAGCAAATTCTCCCATTGTAAGACCATGAGCAATCGGAATTGGGAAAATACCGATACCTGAATATAAATGCTCTTCTAAAATGGGGCCATCAACCAAATACCCATTTGGGTTCGGGCGGTCTAAAACGATAAGTTCCTTATTAAATTCCGCACAAGATTCCATCACGTGGGCAAGTGTGTTGATATAAGTATAGAATCTGGCTCCTACATCTTGTATGTCAAAAATCATCACATCAACATCTTCTAAATGTTCTTTGGTTGGGCGTTTAATTTTGCCATAAAGTGAAATAATCGGAATACCCGTTTTGGCATCAACTTCATTATTTACCTTCGCACCATTACTGGCATTGCCACGGAAACCATGTTCGGGTCCAAAAACCTTCACAATATTCACACCCAAACTTAGTAAACTATCTACGCTTGGCTTTTTACCAATAATTGAAGTTTGATTGACGACCATGGCCACTCGTTTGCCCTTAAGAAGTGGCAAATAGGCCGAAATTTGGTCGGCACCAGTTATGATTTCTTTTTTAGCTACACTAACTGAAGATGAGTTATCGGCTAATAATTGCATTTTATTACAAGCAAATAAAAGTACAACGGCTAATTGTAGGGCAAGAAAAATGTTTAAAAGAGGGTTTTTCATAGAGTTTAATGGAAATTGTTGATATCTAATTAATCGCGTTTATTTGTTTCAGAATCTTTCGTGTGATAGTCTTGCGGCATTGGCCAAAATCTGGGTTTACTTCACTACGTTTTTTTGCTATTCGAGTGGCGAAAAAGTAAGTGTTGTTGTTTTTTTCGAGGTATCCAACCCACCAACCAGAGTCAATACCGCCGTCACGTGTCCAACCAGTTTTTGAACGAATCGTATAGTCAGGTGTTTGCTCAGTAATCATTACTTTTTTCAAAATCTCATAGTTTCGCTTAGAAAAAGGCAGTTTTTCTTCATAAACATCTCTTAGAAATGTTATTTGGTTTTTAGGCGAAATAACAAATTTGCCAAAATTCCAAAAGTCAACACCTTTTTCTGATAAATCAGCATTTCCATAATGACAGGCTTTTAGGTATTTTAGATAATTTTTTCTACCTATCTTCTTGGCCAATTCAATAAA harbors:
- a CDS encoding exo-beta-N-acetylmuramidase NamZ family protein, with translation MQLLADNSSSVSVAKKEIITGADQISAYLPLLKGKRVAMVVNQTSIIGKKPSVDSLLSLGVNIVKVFGPEHGFRGNASNGAKVNNEVDAKTGIPIISLYGKIKRPTKEHLEDVDVMIFDIQDVGARFYTYINTLAHVMESCAEFNKELIVLDRPNPNGYLVDGPILEEHLYSGIGIFPIPIAHGLTMGEFAQMINGEGWIPNKRQCKIRVIKMANYNHEMPYDLPVFPSPNLNSQQSIMLYPSVCLFEGTIISQGRGTYIPFTVLGAPALKGKYDFSFKPVSIQGMSETPLHQNEECFGLDLRKYDINTLRKSKQLNLSWMMELYKAYPYKDKFFDRTQSKQMGDINKLAGTEKFKQQIIDGFSEAEIRKSWEPGLSEFKVKRKKYLIYP
- a CDS encoding penicillin-binding transpeptidase domain-containing protein; its protein translation is MKIIRLLIFLYCLSLSFHLTAQSNFQHAFEECQIKGSTTIYDYQNKRWIYSDSLDAQKETLPASTFKIINLLIALETKVISDENQVIKWVGKTDTTLYGYRPEIYHDMSVKEAFEVSAGWVFIELAKKIGRKNYLKYLKACHYGNADLSEKGVDFWNFGKFVISPKNQITFLRDVYEEKLPFSKRNYEILKKVMITEQTPDYTIRSKTGWTRDGGIDSGWWVGYLEKNNNTYFFATRIAKKRSEVNPDFGQCRKTITRKILKQINAIN